A single genomic interval of Malania oleifera isolate guangnan ecotype guangnan chromosome 13, ASM2987363v1, whole genome shotgun sequence harbors:
- the LOC131146256 gene encoding protein PATRONUS 1-like — protein sequence MATQAGGLVHIQDQNLNSHYSGASIGGKINALKKQKKESLGGTGRKALADITRTPNQASQNLNSKNFSIGGKKNVSKAKEKVQTSGRKPLSDISNSGKPCGHQASKKHQDKTSNSVAEEQIHLGAIAEEQFLHNHQECIKAQKKAVDIDHFLKTLGLDKDLSMQVASPVELPESRKSKPESPMKYLELEEMTELPIEDQSPWCGKTVGHNKSPPHCPSPKSPGSYWKDCMLPSFTLIETPVPPKRSSNLLI from the exons ATGGCAACTCAAGCTGGTGGGTTGGTTCATATTCAAGATCAAAATCTTAACAGTCACTATAGTG GGGCCTCTATTGGGGGAAAAATTAATGCCctcaaaaaacaaaagaaagagagcTTGGGTGGAACTGGAAGGAAGGCACTTGCTGACATAACAAGAACTCCAAACCAGGCTTCACAGAACCTAAATTCCAAGAATTTCAGCATTGGAGGAAAGAAAAATGTTTCTAAAGCTAAGGAGAAAGTGCAAACCAGTGGCAGGAAACCACTTTCTGACATTTCAAACTCTGGGAAGCCTTGTGGGCATCAGGCTTCAAAGAAGCATCAGGACAAGACTTCAAATTCTGTTGCAGAGGAGCAAATTCATCTTGGTGCTATTGCAGAAGAGCAATTTTTGCACAACCATCAAGAGTGCATCAAAGCACAGAAAAAGGCAGTGGATATAGATCACTTTCTGAAGACACTTGGGCTAGATAAGG ATTTGTCCATGCAAGTGGCGTCTCCTGTGGAATTACCAGAGTCAAGAAAATCAAAG CCCGAGAGTCCTATGAAGTATCTAGAATTGGAAGAGATGACTGAGCTGCCTATTGAAGATCAGTCTCCTTGGTGCGGGAAAACAGTGGGCCATAATAAGTCTCCACCTCATTGCCCATCTCCGAAATCGCCAGGTTCATACTGGAAGGACTGCATGCTCCCTAGTTTTACCTTGATTGAGACACCAGTACCGCCAAAGCGTTCATCTAATTTACTCATATGA